The sequence aaaaagttCAAAGTTCAGGCACCATTTTCGGTTAGCATAACTATATCAACTAGAAGCTGAACGGTTAGGAGATAAACTATATGGatactaagagcatctccaatgtatacCTCTATATTTCCTTCTAAAATAGAAATCTCTATTATACAGGTGgatttgtaaatattatatcaatttaaataGATAAAACTGAAAAGGACTTGTTTGCACATGCATATTGTTCTTGTACACCTATATAAATATAGACCTCAGCCTTTTGGTCTATTTACATATTTacgaaaaataataatttgtatgTTGCACTGCATCTCTTTTAAAGATCATTCTGAATATTTCAAGTTAATTAAAATAACTGTAAACGAATAACAAAACGTAtttccaaaaaacaaaaacacaaaagtaGGTAAGAAGGTAGTTAAATAAACGTTCCGACACTGACTCGATGTTCCGAACCCAGACAAACACTCTCTGAATACAACTCTGCCATCAACATAAGAGGGTTTCTTCTgcttctcaaaaagaaaaaaaaaacatgagagGGTTTCAcatatttagattattttttttggtaaaatgttaagataCATATTTTGACTCTTATTTTGTGAtagttgattatttatttatttaatcactTAGCCCTtcctaaaatttttaaacatattgTCTTATTTTCCTACCACCCTCCAGTCATCACTTGGccaaaaaattttttttaataaaattatatatattaatttcatcCCCAAAAATTAATAGATCATAACTTAGATTATAAAGTAGTTAAATAGAATCATAGTAGCTTTCCCAACTCactaaaaattatcttaaaactCAACGAAAATCAAAtcatttcaaataaattattcaaTATATCTTTTCTCCTGTTTGCAAGTCCTTTTTAAAGAATTTGGCACATATTCATAGTTAACAATAGCCTGACTATGTACACATAGGTGGTGTTacatgatttatcatgataatatatgatatatatcaATATAGCTTACTTGAATAGTATATCTTATAACGttatatgttgacaaaaaaaaatatatggattGCTCTTGAACAAGCcttgtgtattttataataaatagcAAAAATTGTCATTTCAGTGAGATTGACCCAGTTCCATTCTCTATATAAATGTCTTAAGCATGTGAGCgaaaatacacacacacacacacacgataaaaacataaacatataaaCACATTCAGCATTAAATCATTGATTAGCACATAACACATGGCTAACTTGAAATTTTGGCTGTGTTTGTTCCTGATCTGTGTTTCGTTGTCACGGTCATCAGCATCTCGGCCAATGCAGCAGCAGTTTGCAAACTCAGAGGGAAAGAAACGAGGGCGTATGATGAAAGAAGCTGAAAGAGTGTTGAAAGCCAATATGGAGAAGCTGATGGAGAGAGGCTTTAACGAGTCCAAGAGACTTAGTCCTGGAGGTCCTGATCCTCGTCATCACTAAGTACTGCTCTCGTATAAGTTTGCAGGgatgtgttttcttttcttgatcGAGAACCGGTTTAGAAGAAAACATATTGATCGTTTTGTATGCAGCCTTGTTTGTTCTTTCGGtgtaaccaaaataaattgtGATTACACGTATTATGAATTGTGCATGCTTTACGTACTCTATACATTCTACAATATACAATAGTCTACTAGGGACTAGATCTGcatataaagtatatataacaAGAAAGGACAAATAAATAGTATGAAAAGTGAGACTGAAACAATTTAATTGATCAATATTTATACTCTCTAATGGCTCGTGTAGGCATACGATTTAAAATTAAGTTTGaaaagtataatattatttatggaCTCTTTCTCCTCACACTGCGGTTTAAGAGGTGGGACAAACGGTTCAACTGCGGTGCGGTTTTAAcagttatataaacatatagATTGAGTATATAGGCAGAGATTTTTGTTACGATTAACTGCGGTGCAGGACATGACGATTGTTACCATTCGAAGCCATAGACTATATGTTAGTAGAATGCAATGCGACCGGTAACATAATCCAGAATTTTGACATAATTTATCAGTAGATCTCGAAGAGTTTGTTAGACCCAAGAGGCGTTTCATGCTTTTTTTACTACAGTTCGAAAATCAACCAAAACGCTGATCTTTTGGCCATGAGTGCTACATCTTTTTATGggatttgttttttattagaTATTCTGTTCTGCTTACCCAATCCACTTCGTATTTAAAGATATGAACACATACAAAAATAACCAAGAAAAAAACCCAGCAATAACAGTAATTATTATTAAGGGCATCATTCGTACGCAGACATTTGCAGACGTGATtagttgcggttttaagcgttatCAAAAAAACTGTACGTACAGCGGTTAAAAAATTTGATGTGTTTGCCGAATACTTAGACGGGTTAACTACCAAATGCAGTAAtacttaaataataaattaagaatatttatattttatatagttattaaaatattaaaaatcatattattataataaataaaaattatgtttacaaattatactattaaatttttttaaagattatagaaaatatttttgttttaaagttttataatataaattaaaatataatgtatatataatagtatttctattattttaacttaaaattctaactaaatatttttatatttatatttatataatttattaaaagattGTTTTATCcttccgcaaccgcaaacgttAGTTGGAATCAACTTTTAATTTAAGAGATTCGGAGCGTTTTGAAAtgattataacatttttatgaTTGTTGCAAAACGTTAACAATCGGTACCAAGCGCATAAACTGCGTTTACATATGGTACAGAGAAAACCAATAAGACCCTCAATTGATTAATCCAAATACATAAACTGATGCTCATAATTTCGTCACTAGATCCACTAAAACTTGAAAGTGTCTGACTGGTGTAATTACAGTGGTTACGAGTGGGCGTTTGTGAATGTAGGTGGTTTCGGTTATAAACGTCATTAAGTGGTTTGTACGATTGATATAACAGTTAGAAATTGATGTATTTACATGATACTAATGACTGGTTAATTATCAAATGCagtaattattaattaaataataaattaataatatttacattctATGTAATTATACAAGTATCAAAAtcataatatcataatattataaaaatcataatattctACATGAACTTAGTCTGGTTAACACTGTTGACTATAACGTGAACGTTTTTCTTTAGACATCTCCAATAGTACACAATAAATAGTACAcaataattctattatagagttagaTTTGCTCCATTAGTTCACTTTATCGTAAAgttattctataatagagtggaTTATAGAGTAATATTGTTTTTCATTccaaataaagaataaaaacaatattactCTATAATCCGCTCTATTATAAAGTAACTTTATTATTAAATGTAACATTGGAGCAAATTCAACTCTATaataaaattactttattttagagtgaaatataGCATAAATTTTTATGTACCATTGGTCTTAGTAAGCTGGTAGATGTTAACAAGAACCTCACGTCTGCTGTTGCTTATGCAAATGTGTTGTGTTGTTTATAGCCGGGAAGAATTTTATTTCGTTGATGAGTCAAGGCATTGTAAGATCAAGATCAGAACTAGGATGATCTCTTTTTTTGGGCAAATGCCATGAAAAAGCTCTTGAAAAAGCTTAGAATGCATAATTCTCGTACCAAATGCCATGCCATGTCACAACCACGTCACCTGTACATTTTGGTTTGCCAATGAGGCAGAGCAACGCTCCCCGTGTGAACATAGTCCAAAAGGATGATCTAGACCGTTGATTCTGTGGAAGATCTCGAAGGCATGAGAGTAGTTAATAAGTACACCGTTTTCTTTTGAAGGAAAATAGATGTGTAGTAGATCTCCTTTGTTGTAATAATCTTCTTGGTTTCTAAGGTTACTTCTGTCGGAAGAAACCATGAAGACGTGAACCTCGTGACCTCTTGAGGCGAGAGAAGTGTAGAGAGTGTATGCTTGACGCTCCATTACTCCAGGGATCGAACCAACGGGCCAAGATTTGCAGAAGACAGCGAGTTTTAGCTTCTCGGAGATTGGTCCGGAAGAGAGTTCGTTCCATGGGGATGTTAGGTCTAGGAGATCTCCGGCGAATAATAactatttgaaattattttataaaatagcatgtaatttaaatttggtttgtaataattatttgaaattaatttataataatacaatattactagttacaaaattaatcaaatagtTTGAAATAATTAGTAAGATTTTAGTaagattttattagtttttttctcaatctagattttgttataactaaaaataaaatttaaattaccaTTTACAATTGAtttattaatatctttataattattaaatttattataaatattataattaagactaatgtaaataattaattagatataaaattggtgatatatatacatactatGTCTATGATCTttttatggtagataaaaattttcgtttttcttttaatagagaagatagactataaattgtaaaatttataaaaatagtatataattttattttaaaaaattgtttaaaatttatatgacattaataattagaaataatttatgcattaatttaaagagatattttaaaattttggtaagattttgttagatttttctgaacatattttgttataagtaaaagttaaattttaaattacagttaaaattaattaattaaaatataaatactaagatttttagaaatgttatatatttaatatattaatttaaataatcaaataaatataattaatgaaattgACAAATATGACTTTTTATAGTagctataaaaattatatttctcttttaatagataAGATTTGGTTTTTACCATCGCCTTGTCCTTttataatagatataaaaaaattatcatttcaGTGACGTTGATCCCAGTTTCGTTCTATATACACACACGATAAATACATAAACATATAAACAGCTTCCATATTGAATCATTGATTAGCACAAAACACATGGCTAACTTGAAATTTTGGCTGTGCTTGTTCCTGATCTGTGTTTCGTTCTCGCGGCCATCAGCTCGGCCAATGCAGCAGCTGTTTGCAAACGCAGAGGGAAATCAACGTGGGCCTATGATAGGAGAAGCTGAAAAAGTGTTGAAAGCTAATATAATGGAGAGAGCCTTTAACCAGCCCAAGAGACTTTGTCCTGGAGGTCCTAATCGTGGTCATCACTAAGTGTTACTCTCGTCTATATAAATTTGCAGGCAGTGCCGCCACTGAATGTAATGCATTTGAATGGGGTTCACATTTTTGTGAGGCCcccaatttaaataaaatcctttattaaataattatttttgcatatttaacttaaaataaaattacaaataaataaaactaatgttttccatataaataaactaACTAAATGGtgtaatatgtaaatatattgtaaagtatatttcagtttgttgtttgcttttataaaatgtataattattacaatatataaatttttgcataaactatttaatatttttttgattaaaattataattcttAATTTTTGTATGGGGTTTCGAAAAATTCAGGGATGTCTGCATGGAtgagttttcttttcttggtCGAAAAGCGGTTTGGAAGAGAACATATCGGTCCCTTGTATGCAGCTTTGTTTGTTCGTTCGGTGTAACCAAAATAAACTGAGCTGTTCGTTACACGTTTATGAATTGTGCATGCTCTACGTACCCTGTACATTCTACAATATTTAATAGTCTGCTAGTGAGACTACAGAGAGACCGTTTGCATATACAGTAAAAGTGAGCGacataatttaatttatcaCTAGAATTTTTTGACCCGCACGTACATACATATTGAAACTTTGATATCgtcacaaatattttttttttctgaaactgaTATCgtcacaaatattttaaatatattatttacatttagtgTTACATTATATAATTCTATAATCTTATTGTTTGGATTTCATATTGGCatgattaatttaaaaatctaaaaactaattaattattaaaattcaaaaattttaataatatattttgtaaataatacatGAACAAAATGTTATTAGAGTCTTGAGAAGAAGTTTCAACAGCTCAGAGCTCGTTCATATACCTCGGACACAAAATATAAGGACGGATAGCTTAGCACGTAGTGCAAGGAAGCAAGCGTCTTTTGTCGTCCATATGGATGcggagctaccagtttggtttacagagtctatatgagtctgtgtttgctgtcaaaaaaaaaatacatgaacaaAATGTTAGTTATGgactattatattttgtatataatcatttttagaaaatatatttctttgagtttcaaaataaaaatatataatatatagttataaataaaattttaacatatgttaatacttttaattttttaataaaatattagatagCTTACGATGTTTTAACGATgaatttattcaaataaaaatatttttaaataggttaGTTTTACCAATTCagtatatttcatatttagttcaTAGAGCACCTCTACTTTAATACAACACAagattttgatctgcgcttTTAAAGTGCGGAATTATTTTCAaacaaaccaaatttatatgatataaactTGTATTTTTGattgtatatttacatttaaatattttacatgaaTCGTTATATTCGGTGTTCTAAAATCCAATCCGGACCCGCGATTAAACCAGCAAAACCACCAATCATATATACAATCTAGtttggtttacaaaaaaaaaactcattttctaaaaattctgaaaaacccgcaaaaaccgCTAAAACCTAGGACTCGGTTACCGGTTAAACCGATGGGTGACccattttttctcaaaaacaaaGAAGCGTTATATTCAATGTTCTAACCGGCAGTTAAATCAGCAAAACCGTAAATCCTATATATAATCCAGtttggtttacaaaaaaaaactcatcattttaaaaattctataaaaccCACAAAAACCGCTAAAACCAAGGATCCGATTACCGATTAAACCTGATGGATGACCCATTATGTAATAGTGTTTGACTTAAATTgtcatatttattaattttatttttataaaattttattatatacaaaaataatttttattattagattttgacccgcactttAAAGCACAAGATTAGTTTGTATTCAAAAAACTTATTTACTGAAAATTAGAAATCTAATAcatatgtattttcttataaaaaacatttgttttcaAACTATATGtagttaaactaaaatttaatggatataattttatgaaaaataaataattcatttatataacgCGTCCcatatcaattttatttatattttaaaactttaaattacagtacaaatttaatttttattttctgtattggtataaatttattttgttattatattttcagaattattttataaattaactaCTGTTATTCAACCCGTCTCATACttgataattatattaaattattttaatatctaatatgtatatatttaaatataaaattatttattagctTATATATACTGTATCCTACTTAAATAGTTTTCAATAAGTTGAAGTATGTAAtaaaattcatgaatatattttattctgttatatcataatttataaaatagttaaaatggattaagttactttatatCTATTAATTGGTGTAgtatttaattatgaatataaattatgtacATATAGATATTATTGAAATgttatttcttattatataataaacgaaaaatgaatcaattttcgttttttaattatagttattactaattatgacttttatttaaaagaaaatattaaaagaaatgtatatttacattttaaataaaagatattaaaaggTATTATCAAAATGTAATCTTAGAAAAAGTtactcaaaaatatatttttagatatattttttctgaaaatattaaaattgttagttatatatgatatatatttaataacaacTAAGTTAGTTGTTTGAGAAATAATAGGAAGAAATAAATGTAATGGTCTCACCTAGATTATTTACAAGTAGATAAATATtgctcatgttttaatagtattgattaaataaaacttgtagaggaagaaatataaatatttttcggattttgttattaaatatcGTATCTATAATTTATTGTTATCAAAACGATTTGCATGCACAGTATAGGGTCAATTGAAATATTTCTAGAAAAACCTGGTggtttaaaatttgaatttttgtcATATTTTCGAGATGAATAAGGTGGTTTACTCGGGTTAGTGATATAGTGTTCTAGCTCAATAATACTGTTGTTCTAGCTCCATAATACTGTCATGGTTGTATTACGAATGAGATGAATATATTGAAGAAGCATTTTGAATTTTTCGTGTACTATAAGTTATACCTTCAACGGTATTTTCATaagtatacattttttttttcacatggCATCATCTGCATTACATTAGTATGGTTGATCACTATAATCCaatttaaaacattaatatatagGTCCGATAAGCCAATTTTCGACATTATTAATATGGGTCCGTATATAGAACTCATATGATATATAGGTGTAGAGTAAAACATATGCGACATTAATgacagaaaatattaaattatgttaTAGTTATATATGGTAACATAGTTAGTATGCGAAATTAGTGGTAGACCAATGTATCTTTAGTTAAATGAATAGGTGCAAACAATttgtataagtagatttttcaagactgcttcatttttaatagtatagatatactATAAtgataaatatgtaaaaaaaacataactgaattatttttgttttatgataaaattttaaattaacactaattataataatattatattttgaataacgaaattaattaatgcattatttgatagaaaaatatttgaagtgTTTGGTAGAGTTTTGTTAGATATTTctcaacaaattttgttataacttaaaataaaattcaaacttAAGGTTAGAAttgatttgttaatatatttattgattataattaaaattaaatataaataatcaaacatGTCTCATTAAGTAATTAATTAAGTGCTCTTACTATGACTTATCAACCGTAGATAAAAAGTAagaccctaaattaatagattagatgctTGTATTCCCTAATGTCTCGTGTAGATAAACGATTTAAAATTAAGTTTGATAACTTGTGCACATGCGCGGATGAAGTTTTTTATTCTAATGTTTCTTCATTAAATTGTTTTAACATTTTGAAGCACTATAATCTTTATCGATTAAAAATGACAAATACAAATATTGGTCtcttaaatatatcattattGTTGAAGAGTTAACGTATTATactcattttaattatttaaagacttcatatgcaaaaaaaaagaattaagttTTGCGGCTGACATAAACCACAAAAACCAGATAGGCAACATCGCAAAATGACGAAAGAGGATTAGGTTTTCTGTTCTCGGTTTGTTTACTAGTGACTCTTCATAAGTGATTTCAT comes from Raphanus sativus cultivar WK10039 unplaced genomic scaffold, ASM80110v3 Scaffold0377, whole genome shotgun sequence and encodes:
- the LOC130502009 gene encoding CLAVATA3/ESR (CLE)-related protein 1-like, which encodes MANLKFWLCLFLICVSFSRPSARPMQQLFANAEGNQRGPMIGEAEKVLKANIMERAFNQPKRLCPGGPNRGHH
- the LOC108829401 gene encoding CLAVATA3/ESR (CLE)-related protein 1; its protein translation is MANLKFWLCLFLICVSLSRSSASRPMQQQFANSEGKKRGRMMKEAERVLKANMEKLMERGFNESKRLSPGGPDPRHH